Proteins from one Marinobacter alexandrii genomic window:
- a CDS encoding cellulase family glycosylhydrolase, whose translation MKVLITFLCTICILFGGVAQTPVETHGALSVMGNQIVNKDGQAVSFAGNSLFWSNTGWGGEDFYKPAVVEWLHADWNTTIVRAAMGVDENGGYLSDASNSQKVKTVVDAAIDLGIYVIIDWHSHHAEDYEEEAIAFFEEMATLYGDNEHVIYEIYNEPLNTTSWSNSIKPYAEAVIAAIRAIDNDNLIIVGTSTWSQDVDIASNNPIMGYSNIAYTLHFYAGTHGQSLRNKAQVALNNGIALMVTEWGAVNANGDGSVDASETQLWMDFLQENNISHCNWALNDKNEGASALRPGSNTNGNWSANDLTTSGNMVRNIVYNWDRDPNLITGVGADTEAFSFKLYPNPARGVTYLSLSNNQQILSISITDISGSELSKVDNSTRKLDLSKMNSGVYFVTIETELGKLTKRLIKE comes from the coding sequence ATGAAAGTATTGATCACATTTCTATGCACCATTTGTATCCTTTTTGGCGGTGTAGCCCAAACACCAGTTGAGACTCATGGTGCATTATCTGTAATGGGAAATCAAATAGTTAACAAGGATGGGCAAGCAGTTTCGTTCGCGGGAAATAGCTTGTTTTGGAGCAATACAGGTTGGGGAGGAGAAGATTTCTATAAACCTGCTGTAGTCGAGTGGCTACATGCTGATTGGAATACAACTATTGTTAGAGCAGCTATGGGAGTTGACGAAAATGGCGGATACCTTTCAGATGCCTCGAACAGCCAGAAAGTAAAGACCGTTGTTGATGCCGCTATTGATTTGGGTATTTATGTAATCATTGATTGGCACTCTCATCACGCAGAAGATTACGAAGAAGAGGCGATAGCGTTTTTTGAAGAGATGGCGACTCTTTACGGGGATAATGAGCATGTGATTTATGAAATTTACAATGAGCCTTTGAATACAACATCATGGTCGAATTCAATCAAACCATATGCAGAAGCTGTTATTGCTGCGATTAGAGCTATTGATAATGATAACTTAATCATTGTAGGTACTTCTACTTGGTCACAAGATGTTGATATCGCTTCTAACAATCCGATAATGGGTTATTCCAATATTGCTTATACACTGCATTTCTATGCTGGGACACATGGTCAATCGCTGAGAAATAAAGCTCAGGTAGCATTAAATAATGGAATAGCGCTCATGGTTACTGAATGGGGAGCTGTCAATGCAAATGGTGATGGTAGTGTAGATGCATCTGAAACACAGCTTTGGATGGACTTTCTTCAAGAAAACAATATCAGTCATTGTAATTGGGCTCTCAATGATAAAAATGAAGGAGCATCTGCTTTAAGACCGGGTTCAAATACTAATGGGAATTGGTCAGCCAATGATTTGACCACATCAGGAAATATGGTAAGAAATATTGTCTACAATTGGGATAGGGATCCAAACCTGATTACTGGTGTGGGTGCTGATACAGAAGCATTTAGTTTTAAATTATATCCGAATCCTGCGCGAGGTGTGACATATCTCAGTTTAAGTAATAACCAGCAGATTTTATCAATTTCCATTACCGATATTTCAGGTTCTGAGTTATCCAAGGTGGACAACTCAACAAGAAAACTGGATCTAAGTAAAATGAATTCAGGAGTTTATTTTGTTACTATCGAAACTGAATTAGGGAAATTAACTAAGCGTTTGATAAAAGAATAA
- a CDS encoding GNAT family N-acetyltransferase — protein MAESIAYYEFEDSDFDSLLHMSQKLWTGFDEDALKELLIKTSKSNNQKIWIARAYGKRAGFSIFSIRTDYVEGAEKTPTGYLEGIFVEQEFRKLGIAKEFVQLGEKWCKERGCRQIGSDTWLTDTKSRDFHKKVGFWEEDELVHFLKDIK, from the coding sequence ATGGCAGAATCAATAGCTTATTATGAATTTGAAGATTCTGATTTCGATTCACTTCTGCACATGAGTCAAAAGCTCTGGACAGGTTTTGATGAAGATGCTCTGAAAGAATTATTGATTAAAACCAGTAAGTCAAACAATCAAAAAATTTGGATTGCGCGAGCTTACGGAAAAAGAGCTGGATTTTCTATTTTCTCAATTAGGACTGACTATGTTGAAGGAGCAGAAAAAACACCTACAGGATATCTGGAAGGAATATTTGTAGAACAAGAATTTAGAAAACTAGGAATAGCAAAAGAGTTCGTTCAACTTGGAGAGAAGTGGTGCAAGGAAAGGGGTTGTAGACAAATTGGTTCAGATACCTGGTTAACAGACACAAAATCAAGAGACTTTCACAAAAAGGTTGGTTTTTGGGAAGAAGATGAACTAGTTCATTTTTTGAAGGATATTAAATAG
- a CDS encoding SRPBCC domain-containing protein, which translates to MSQTNDAQNRTITIQRTFDAPIALVWKAWTQAEHIVKWWGPKGMETDIVFHEFKVGGKWKYIMAMPNGHDFIAEGEYQEINEPNKLVTTANFLPMTEGVTMEVLLEANGNQTDFTFNVIHPTEEYKLQQEKMGVYNGWGSVFNQLAEFLANQVINQYQQQNKTENEDNDM; encoded by the coding sequence ATGTCACAGACAAACGACGCACAAAATAGAACCATCACTATCCAACGCACATTCGATGCTCCCATAGCGCTTGTCTGGAAAGCATGGACTCAAGCAGAACATATTGTGAAATGGTGGGGGCCGAAAGGAATGGAAACAGACATTGTGTTTCATGAATTTAAAGTCGGTGGAAAATGGAAATACATTATGGCTATGCCAAATGGACATGACTTCATTGCTGAAGGAGAATATCAGGAAATCAATGAGCCAAATAAACTTGTAACAACAGCCAACTTCCTACCTATGACAGAAGGCGTGACGATGGAAGTATTGTTAGAAGCGAATGGCAATCAAACAGACTTTACATTCAACGTCATACATCCTACAGAAGAGTATAAGCTTCAGCAAGAAAAAATGGGTGTATACAACGGGTGGGGATCAGTATTCAACCAGCTGGCAGAATTCCTGGCTAATCAAGTTATCAATCAATATCAACAACAAAATAAGACAGAAAATGAAGACAATGACATGTAA
- a CDS encoding serine hydrolase domain-containing protein yields the protein MKRVNSILLLLLVSLIFSCTNSQSKITYANTVTTFKQYVGEYVYEAIGVTISIYTKAEENDNQLYFFLTGEGEFELIAIGEHQFSLGGEEEFKVEFKNSENGVFNELFLIQPQGTVKAVRKEKAEIRIDDLATIDENLTARGFSGVVLVAQNDSILFNKAYGRKNSQENGLNDINTVFSICSITKQFTAAGILKLSMQNKVSLDDKLSKYFPTVPDDKKNITIHQLLTHSSGLVGEIGDDYDAITEAAFLNQVFSSELINPVGTAFNYSNVGYSLLTLIIEKVSEMDYETFLNAAIFKPSKMNHTGYVIPNWGTNEVANGYSEGAEAKKPNEENWSEQGPYLNLKGNGGILSSASDMLLWSQAIRDHTVLDEATTSNYLYPHFEYNDGRANYGYGWWIENNDLDNKLVRHDGGGNLFVSDLWMYPKKEITIIVLSNTQDIYALSIARKISNFLLAE from the coding sequence ATGAAGAGAGTAAATTCCATATTATTACTTCTATTGGTGTCATTAATTTTTAGTTGTACAAATAGTCAATCGAAAATAACCTATGCAAATACGGTTACCACTTTTAAACAATATGTTGGTGAGTATGTGTATGAAGCAATAGGAGTTACAATAAGTATTTATACAAAAGCAGAAGAGAATGATAATCAACTCTATTTTTTCTTAACAGGAGAAGGAGAATTTGAATTAATTGCAATTGGAGAACACCAATTTTCCTTAGGGGGAGAAGAAGAATTTAAAGTAGAATTTAAGAACTCAGAAAATGGCGTTTTTAATGAATTATTTCTAATACAACCTCAAGGAACAGTAAAAGCAGTTCGTAAGGAAAAGGCAGAAATTAGAATTGATGATCTAGCTACCATTGACGAGAACCTTACGGCACGAGGATTTTCAGGAGTTGTTTTAGTCGCACAAAATGACAGTATCCTATTTAACAAAGCCTATGGAAGAAAAAATAGTCAAGAGAATGGACTCAATGATATAAATACTGTTTTTAGTATTTGCTCTATTACAAAACAGTTTACTGCTGCCGGAATTCTAAAATTATCCATGCAAAACAAAGTTTCTCTTGATGACAAGCTATCAAAATACTTTCCCACTGTTCCAGACGACAAAAAAAACATCACCATTCATCAGTTACTCACTCATTCTTCTGGTTTAGTTGGTGAGATAGGAGATGATTATGATGCCATTACAGAAGCAGCGTTTCTAAACCAAGTATTTAGTAGTGAACTGATAAATCCTGTTGGCACAGCATTTAATTATTCTAATGTAGGATATAGCTTACTTACTTTAATCATTGAAAAAGTGAGCGAAATGGATTATGAAACCTTTTTAAATGCAGCCATTTTTAAACCCTCTAAAATGAATCATACGGGTTATGTAATTCCAAATTGGGGTACTAATGAAGTTGCAAACGGTTATTCAGAAGGTGCTGAAGCTAAAAAACCTAATGAAGAGAATTGGAGTGAACAAGGGCCGTACCTTAATCTCAAAGGAAATGGAGGTATTCTATCAAGTGCCAGTGACATGTTACTTTGGAGCCAAGCGATACGAGACCATACAGTACTTGATGAGGCAACAACATCTAACTATTTGTATCCTCATTTTGAATATAACGATGGACGTGCTAATTATGGATATGGCTGGTGGATTGAAAACAATGATTTAGACAATAAACTAGTTCGTCACGATGGTGGGGGTAATTTGTTTGTTTCAGACCTATGGATGTATCCTAAAAAAGAAATTACAATCATTGTACTTAGTAATACGCAAGATATATATGCCTTGTCTATTGCAAGAAAAATATCAAATTTTTTACTAGCAGAGTAA
- a CDS encoding helix-turn-helix domain-containing protein gives MSEYLVAATLFTYFLIQIEHKYLKAKWYKWLYAPFISSVIIEIILHLDTVFHLYDSDFALVVDYIKLTTVFGYNLFLIFWGRHLVKQSYTISKEKKRWLLKLNFFIICIIACWLLANIEIGFSESEYGADFLRILLSLLSWWILYYGVFKLQIIVQKDEIHHYLASKKGINTRTKRTINETTVSKIVMQLYALMDEEELFKDPFLSRSDLAIRLGTNESYLSQIINQETNKSVVQFVNEYRVKAAQDILHNPVFNKYSVDAIGMEAGFKSKSAFYKTFNSSLGMSPGTFRKLKKAS, from the coding sequence ATGTCAGAATATCTTGTTGCTGCTACGCTATTCACCTACTTTCTCATCCAAATTGAACATAAGTATCTAAAAGCAAAATGGTATAAGTGGCTTTACGCTCCATTCATTAGCTCTGTTATCATAGAAATTATTCTTCATCTAGATACTGTTTTCCATCTTTACGATTCAGATTTTGCCTTAGTAGTAGACTACATTAAGCTCACTACAGTGTTTGGCTACAACTTGTTCTTAATCTTTTGGGGAAGGCATTTAGTAAAACAATCGTACACGATCTCAAAAGAGAAAAAAAGGTGGTTACTAAAATTAAACTTTTTCATTATCTGTATTATTGCTTGTTGGCTTTTAGCCAATATAGAGATCGGTTTTTCTGAGTCGGAATATGGTGCAGATTTCTTGAGAATTCTCCTATCGCTTTTATCTTGGTGGATATTATACTATGGCGTATTCAAACTACAAATAATAGTTCAAAAAGATGAAATACATCACTATTTAGCTTCTAAAAAAGGAATTAACACAAGGACCAAAAGAACAATAAATGAAACCACCGTTTCTAAAATTGTTATGCAGCTATATGCGTTAATGGATGAGGAAGAATTATTCAAAGATCCTTTTTTAAGTAGGTCAGATTTGGCAATCAGATTGGGAACAAATGAAAGCTATTTATCTCAGATTATAAACCAAGAAACCAATAAAAGCGTTGTTCAGTTTGTAAATGAATACCGAGTTAAGGCTGCTCAGGATATACTACACAATCCGGTGTTTAATAAATATTCCGTCGACGCTATTGGAATGGAAGCAGGTTTCAAATCTAAAAGTGCTTTCTACAAAACATTTAATTCCAGTTTAGGAATGTCTCCAGGAACCTTTAGAAAGCTTAAAAAAGCGTCCTAA
- a CDS encoding nuclear transport factor 2 family protein, protein MKNITLLLFFGLSLSSIAQNIKYFRHLRYNHVSPFIELVGTHPIDGNTASKTSHYIFKYDMNGRMSEIINNHYHTEKKHPLASIGSHKVVFSYEDAKEIRTFYNADNTRTRNDRKVYKEVYIYDENNVKKQLNFYDLDDKPMKSNWKIAEYQWQQTSKYIVEKRYNLKGNLVNISPYFPFGITGIVLDENGIPKGHYNLNEQLEITENKHGIASYQDTYDEIGSHIKYTYHDKEDNLAMNQWNYAVGEKLYDRLGNNIKLKLYDAENKLLRTENIYSNASIKEDADSNTSIKVSPIASKEDSLEIKKRSLGYLIALEKMKPKLMDTVLNDNLNKITIDYNRIRAKEYGRATSKKQMIEFARSWNRSGNRFPKNPTNTIEILDIYNRIATVKIFSDNWVEYLHLIKLDNKWEIMNILWQHRDVSKYER, encoded by the coding sequence ATGAAAAATATAACACTATTATTATTTTTTGGGCTCAGTCTTTCATCTATTGCCCAAAATATCAAATACTTTAGACATCTAAGATACAATCATGTTTCCCCATTTATTGAGCTAGTAGGGACTCATCCTATAGATGGTAATACTGCTAGTAAAACCTCTCACTACATTTTTAAATATGATATGAATGGTAGAATGTCTGAAATAATAAATAATCACTATCATACAGAAAAAAAACACCCTCTAGCTTCAATAGGCTCACATAAGGTTGTTTTTTCATATGAAGATGCCAAAGAAATTAGAACGTTTTATAACGCTGATAACACAAGAACCAGAAATGATAGAAAAGTATATAAAGAAGTTTACATATATGATGAAAACAATGTAAAAAAACAACTCAATTTTTACGACTTAGACGATAAACCTATGAAGTCTAATTGGAAAATAGCTGAATATCAATGGCAACAAACATCAAAATACATTGTAGAGAAACGGTATAATTTAAAAGGAAATTTAGTAAACATATCACCCTATTTCCCATTTGGCATTACTGGAATAGTGCTGGATGAAAATGGAATTCCAAAAGGGCATTATAACTTGAATGAACAACTAGAGATTACAGAAAATAAGCATGGAATAGCATCTTATCAAGACACATATGATGAAATTGGAAGTCATATAAAATATACCTATCACGATAAAGAAGACAACTTAGCTATGAATCAATGGAATTATGCTGTTGGTGAAAAGTTATATGATAGACTAGGAAACAATATAAAGCTTAAGCTTTACGATGCTGAAAATAAACTTCTCCGCACTGAAAATATATATTCAAATGCTTCAATAAAGGAAGATGCAGATTCAAATACTTCGATAAAAGTAAGTCCAATCGCTTCTAAAGAGGATTCACTCGAAATAAAGAAAAGATCTTTAGGTTATTTAATAGCACTTGAAAAGATGAAACCCAAACTTATGGATACGGTTTTAAATGATAATCTCAACAAGATAACTATTGACTATAATAGAATCAGAGCCAAAGAATATGGAAGAGCTACTAGTAAAAAGCAAATGATCGAATTCGCAAGAAGTTGGAATAGATCCGGAAATAGATTTCCAAAAAATCCAACCAATACAATTGAGATTCTTGATATCTATAATCGCATTGCTACTGTAAAAATTTTCTCTGACAATTGGGTTGAATATTTACACTTAATAAAACTAGATAATAAGTGGGAAATCATGAATATACTTTGGCAGCATCGAGATGTATCAAAGTATGAGAGGTAA
- a CDS encoding acetamidase/formamidase family protein → MKKHIWILMVTTIACTTTVEIDKSSLAEKVVPEADYTLTSDQTHNKWSRTIDPILTVNSGEVVEISTEEATDGQFTIDSDTSDLMNLSFDPIHPLTGPIFINEAMPGDVIAVTLHKIEIGDWGWTAILPGFGFLAEEYTEPHLKTFELAGKNNVRFTDGINIPLRPFPGVLGVAPDTDSLLSTIPPRANGGNMDDPNIVEGTTVYLPVFVEGALFSIGDAHAAQGLGEVCGTAIEAPMKFLVEIELIKGSSLEEPQYENDDVYAVTAFGTTIDEAAKKATRYMIEYLKKNHGLSGNDAYMLCSLAGDLKIAEVVDVPHMLVTMSINKEVLSK, encoded by the coding sequence ATGAAGAAGCATATCTGGATTTTAATGGTTACGACCATTGCCTGCACAACCACAGTAGAGATAGATAAAAGCTCTTTAGCAGAAAAAGTAGTACCAGAAGCTGATTACACGCTTACCTCTGATCAGACGCATAACAAGTGGAGTCGAACAATTGATCCTATTTTGACAGTCAATTCAGGTGAAGTAGTGGAAATCAGTACCGAAGAGGCCACTGACGGTCAGTTTACCATAGATTCTGATACTTCAGATTTGATGAATCTGAGTTTTGATCCGATTCACCCATTAACAGGTCCAATCTTTATCAATGAGGCTATGCCAGGAGACGTAATCGCTGTTACGCTTCACAAAATTGAAATTGGAGATTGGGGGTGGACCGCTATCCTTCCTGGTTTCGGTTTTCTAGCGGAAGAATATACTGAGCCACATTTGAAAACTTTTGAATTGGCAGGGAAAAATAATGTTCGTTTTACGGATGGCATCAATATTCCTTTGAGACCATTTCCTGGTGTACTTGGGGTAGCTCCAGATACTGATTCATTATTATCTACTATTCCACCTAGGGCGAATGGCGGAAATATGGATGATCCAAACATCGTGGAAGGTACGACTGTGTATTTGCCTGTTTTCGTTGAAGGAGCTTTATTCTCAATTGGAGATGCTCATGCAGCACAGGGGTTAGGGGAAGTTTGTGGTACCGCAATAGAGGCGCCAATGAAATTTTTGGTGGAGATAGAACTTATAAAAGGTTCTAGCCTCGAAGAGCCTCAATATGAGAATGACGATGTATATGCTGTTACTGCTTTCGGAACAACGATTGATGAGGCTGCCAAAAAGGCAACTAGATATATGATTGAATACCTAAAGAAAAATCATGGATTGAGTGGTAATGATGCTTATATGCTATGTTCTTTGGCTGGGGATTTAAAAATAGCAGAGGTCGTAGATGTACCACATATGTTGGTCACCATGTCAATTAATAAAGAAGTTCTATCCAAATGA
- a CDS encoding NADPH:quinone oxidoreductase family protein yields MKAVLIEELGGPEKLVFRDHKIEPPGPGRVNIEVKYAGVNFPDSLIIRGKYQFQPDLPFSPGGEVSGIIKEVGPDVTEFKPGDRVASGTSWGGFAEEVQGFAFNTHKLPDNVSFRDAASVLMTHGTVIHALKDRAKLQPGETLAILGASGGVGTAAIQLGKILGANVIACTSTDEKLAFCKKVGADILHKYTIENLKSGIKDLTGGKGADVIFDAVGGGYSEQAFRAIAPMGRHLVIGFASGSVPAIPWNLPLLKSASITGVFWGNFFRNYPKENKENIEELFLRLQNGELIPHIDSEYPLKEASYALHKIESRNVLGKTIIKVS; encoded by the coding sequence ATGAAAGCAGTACTCATTGAAGAACTTGGAGGTCCTGAGAAACTTGTTTTTAGGGATCACAAAATAGAACCTCCGGGACCTGGAAGAGTCAATATAGAAGTTAAATATGCAGGTGTGAATTTCCCCGATTCACTAATCATACGAGGCAAGTATCAGTTTCAGCCCGATTTGCCATTTTCGCCGGGAGGAGAGGTTTCTGGGATTATAAAAGAAGTAGGACCAGATGTGACTGAATTCAAACCAGGTGATCGAGTGGCATCTGGTACCTCATGGGGAGGTTTTGCAGAAGAAGTACAGGGTTTTGCATTCAATACGCATAAACTTCCTGATAATGTGTCTTTTAGAGATGCTGCATCTGTACTTATGACTCACGGGACAGTGATACATGCTTTGAAAGATCGAGCAAAACTTCAACCTGGGGAAACACTTGCCATACTTGGAGCTTCAGGAGGAGTAGGAACAGCAGCCATTCAACTTGGGAAAATCTTGGGAGCAAATGTTATAGCCTGCACCTCTACAGATGAAAAGCTAGCTTTTTGTAAAAAGGTTGGAGCAGACATTCTGCATAAGTATACTATTGAAAACCTTAAGTCAGGAATTAAAGACTTAACGGGAGGCAAGGGAGCTGATGTGATATTTGATGCTGTAGGAGGCGGCTACTCCGAACAAGCATTTCGTGCTATTGCTCCAATGGGCAGACACCTGGTAATTGGATTTGCTTCGGGCTCTGTTCCTGCCATTCCTTGGAATCTTCCATTGCTAAAAAGTGCGTCAATCACAGGTGTTTTTTGGGGGAACTTTTTTAGAAACTACCCCAAAGAGAATAAGGAAAATATTGAAGAATTATTTCTGAGATTACAAAATGGGGAACTTATTCCTCATATCGATTCTGAATATCCATTGAAAGAAGCGTCTTATGCACTTCATAAGATTGAAAGTAGAAATGTCTTAGGGAAGACAATTATAAAGGTGAGTTAA
- the arsC gene encoding arsenate reductase (glutaredoxin) (This arsenate reductase requires both glutathione and glutaredoxin to convert arsenate to arsenite, after which the efflux transporter formed by ArsA and ArsB can extrude the arsenite from the cell, providing resistance.): MQMITIYHNPRCSKSRQTLDLIEKEGHDFVVKEYLKNPPTKDELKKIIDLLEMKPLDLVRKGEAEFKEHYKGKNLSDDEWLDAMVNHPKLIERPIVLHKHKAIIGRPPENVLALL, encoded by the coding sequence ATCCAAATGATTACTATTTACCATAATCCTCGATGTAGCAAGAGTCGTCAAACATTAGACTTAATTGAAAAGGAAGGACATGATTTTGTTGTAAAGGAGTATTTAAAGAACCCTCCTACCAAAGATGAGTTGAAAAAAATCATAGACCTGCTTGAGATGAAACCCCTGGATCTTGTTAGAAAAGGAGAGGCAGAATTTAAAGAGCACTATAAAGGGAAAAATTTATCTGACGATGAATGGCTTGATGCGATGGTTAATCATCCAAAACTGATTGAACGGCCCATTGTACTTCACAAGCATAAGGCAATCATAGGTCGTCCTCCTGAAAATGTTCTAGCGCTTTTATGA
- a CDS encoding metalloregulator ArsR/SmtB family transcription factor, translating to MSARRDVFQAIADPTRREIISLLSEEPMNLNALADQFEISRPAISQQIKVLQECGLVEVSQQGRERFCKIQPASLVPAFLWIEQYRKLWEDRIDSFEDYLMKLKAKPSTDVTDKRRTK from the coding sequence ATGAGTGCAAGACGAGACGTATTTCAAGCAATTGCTGATCCCACCAGACGGGAGATCATCAGCTTACTCTCTGAAGAGCCTATGAATTTGAATGCTTTGGCTGATCAGTTTGAAATAAGCAGGCCGGCCATTTCTCAACAAATCAAGGTATTACAAGAGTGCGGATTAGTTGAAGTCTCTCAACAAGGGCGTGAACGGTTTTGTAAAATTCAACCGGCCAGTCTCGTTCCAGCATTTCTGTGGATTGAGCAATATCGTAAGCTATGGGAAGATCGTATTGACTCTTTCGAAGATTATTTAATGAAATTAAAGGCAAAACCATCAACAGATGTCACAGACAAACGACGCACAAAATAG
- a CDS encoding metallophosphoesterase — MKKLLFAIASILLIAIISVALISRVKGVGIRVADGRYLGYSGATSEWLFLGYPNIPVRRDGPYVLNEGASRFALYIHGDGNMPSKALKKDVTNEIEVIVDNAKGTRFIVPLRNSYQRSALNIPSPERLFAISDLEGEFDVMVNLLRANHVIDDSLNWSYGAGHLVLIGDMVDRGNNVVPLLWLLYKLEAEAKRAGGNIHYVLGNHERYLLDGRTKSVAPKYYGTYRVSGMSQQELWSENSELGRWLRSKPVMIKIGSTLFVHGGVSPMVLNSHSTLQSIDEEAGKNFFTGDVIRRTVDGSVIHDATGVIFYRNLAQDMSAHNIGEKATDKHVTSVLKEFNVDRIAIGHTLAEHIGSDYEGKVIRVDVDHSAGISEGLLIENDSLWRVDSGGKKFPLEQVQNLMD; from the coding sequence TTGAAAAAACTGTTATTCGCTATTGCTAGTATATTACTTATAGCCATCATATCTGTCGCATTAATTAGTCGAGTCAAAGGAGTCGGAATACGAGTGGCTGATGGGCGATATTTAGGTTATTCTGGAGCAACATCAGAGTGGCTATTCCTCGGATACCCAAATATCCCAGTGCGTAGAGATGGTCCATATGTGTTGAATGAAGGAGCGAGCCGCTTTGCTCTCTATATTCATGGAGATGGCAACATGCCTTCAAAAGCGCTTAAAAAGGATGTAACAAATGAAATTGAGGTGATTGTAGATAATGCTAAAGGCACTCGGTTTATAGTTCCACTTCGAAACAGCTATCAACGCTCAGCATTAAACATTCCTAGTCCTGAACGTCTGTTTGCCATTTCAGACTTAGAGGGTGAATTTGACGTCATGGTCAATTTATTGCGCGCAAACCATGTAATAGACGACTCTCTAAATTGGAGTTATGGAGCAGGTCATTTAGTGCTAATCGGTGACATGGTGGATCGGGGCAATAATGTGGTTCCTTTATTGTGGCTGCTTTACAAATTAGAAGCTGAGGCAAAAAGAGCTGGTGGGAACATACATTATGTCTTGGGGAATCATGAACGCTACTTGTTAGATGGAAGGACAAAATCAGTCGCTCCTAAATATTATGGAACCTATCGAGTTTCAGGAATGTCCCAACAGGAGCTATGGTCGGAGAATTCAGAACTCGGACGCTGGCTAAGAAGTAAACCTGTCATGATTAAAATTGGCAGTACGCTATTTGTCCATGGTGGTGTTTCGCCTATGGTATTAAACTCACACTCAACATTGCAATCTATTGATGAAGAAGCAGGAAAAAACTTTTTCACCGGTGACGTAATTCGGAGAACAGTGGACGGCAGTGTGATACATGACGCTACTGGAGTTATATTCTATCGAAATTTAGCTCAGGATATGAGTGCACATAATATTGGTGAAAAAGCGACAGATAAGCACGTAACGAGTGTTTTGAAAGAATTTAATGTTGACAGAATAGCGATTGGGCATACATTAGCGGAGCATATCGGATCAGATTATGAAGGCAAAGTTATCCGGGTAGATGTAGATCATTCTGCTGGGATAAGTGAAGGCTTATTGATAGAAAATGATTCATTGTGGCGCGTAGATAGTGGAGGAAAGAAGTTTCCACTGGAACAAGTTCAAAATCTTATGGACTGA